A single region of the Acidobacteriota bacterium genome encodes:
- a CDS encoding GFA family protein: MLTGTCLCGDVTFEVDGDLIEIAHCHCSVCRKFHGSAYATFSAVDPKFFRWTRGEEKIVHYQSSPHGVRHFCPRCGSGVPANPEGGSVSLVTMGSVAEDPGIRPTLHIFAGSKAPWHTIVDDLPQHEEYPPDWGAPAGIERPVREAQTRGATPGSCLCGVVTYEFDGPPERMVNCHCSRCRRQTSAAYGTFIFVAEDAFCWLGGRDAVVDYKMPEADIKGTAFCRHCGSLVPRLRDPGGMQIPAGSLDADPGAKPAVNIFVGSRAPWSALDESVPCFAEYPE; encoded by the coding sequence ATGCTCACGGGCACCTGTCTCTGCGGAGACGTCACATTCGAGGTCGACGGCGATCTGATCGAGATCGCGCACTGCCACTGCTCGGTGTGCAGGAAGTTTCACGGCTCCGCCTACGCCACCTTCAGCGCGGTCGACCCGAAGTTCTTCCGCTGGACGCGTGGCGAGGAGAAGATCGTCCACTACCAGTCCTCGCCGCACGGAGTCCGGCATTTCTGCCCGCGTTGCGGTTCCGGCGTGCCGGCCAACCCCGAGGGCGGCTCCGTCTCCCTCGTCACGATGGGCAGCGTTGCCGAGGATCCGGGCATCCGGCCCACGCTGCACATCTTCGCCGGCTCGAAGGCGCCGTGGCACACGATCGTCGACGATCTGCCCCAGCACGAGGAGTACCCGCCCGACTGGGGCGCTCCGGCCGGGATCGAGCGGCCGGTTCGGGAAGCCCAGACGCGCGGCGCCACACCGGGAAGCTGCCTCTGCGGCGTCGTGACCTACGAGTTCGATGGCCCGCCGGAACGCATGGTGAACTGCCACTGCTCCCGGTGCCGCCGCCAGACGAGCGCCGCCTACGGCACGTTCATCTTCGTCGCGGAGGATGCCTTCTGCTGGCTCGGCGGCCGCGACGCGGTCGTCGACTACAAGATGCCGGAAGCGGACATCAAGGGCACCGCGTTCTGCCGCCACTGCGGCAGCCTGGTGCCCCGGCTCCGGGATCCCGGCGGGATGCAGATTCCGGCCGGCTCGCTGGACGCCGACCCGGGCGCCAAGCCGGCCGTGAACATCTTCGTCGGCTCCAGGGCGCCGTGGAGCGCTCTCGACGAGAGCGTTCCCTGCTTCGCCGAGTACCCGGAATAG